Below is a genomic region from Streptococcus salivarius.
ACAGCTCGAACAGAAGCAGTTGTGAAGCTGACTAAGAAAATGTGATAAAACCTAACATAAAAAACAAGAAATTTTCCAAATTGTTGGAAAATTTCTTTATTTTTCTGAAAAATAGGAGTATAATAGGCTTATCGATTTTTTAAAGGAGGAGCGTATGAAAAAGAGCTTCATTCATCAACAAGAGGAAATTTCTTTTGTGAAGAATACTTTTACACAGTATTTGATTGATAAACTTGACGTCGTTGAAGTGCAAGGGCCTATTTTGAGTAAGGTCGGGGATGGTATGCAGGATAATTTGAGCGGTATTGAAAATCCTGTAACTGTTAATGTGCTTCAGATTCCTGACGCAACATACGAAGTTGTTCACTCATTAGCAAAATGGAAACGCCATACTTTGGCTCGTTTTGGTTTCAATGAAGGTGAAGGGCTCGTGGTTAATATGAAGGCTCTTCGTCCAGATGAAGATTCATTGGATGCAACGCACTCTGTTTACGTTGACCAATGGGACTGGGAAAAAGTTATTCCTGACGGACATCGTAATATCGCTTACTTGAAAGAAACTGTTGAAACCATTTATAAGGTTATTCGTTTGACTGAGCTAGCAGTTGAAGCACGTTACGATATTGAAGCTATTTTACCTAAGAAAATTACCTTCATCCATTCAGAAGAACTTGTTGAGAAGTACCCTGATTTGACACCAAAAGAGCGTGAAGATGCTATTACTAAGGAATATGGTGCTGTATTCTTGATTGGTATCGGTGGTGTTCTTCCTGATGGAAAACCACATGATGGTCGTGCACCTGACTATGATGACTGGACAACTGAGTCTGAGAATGGTTACCATGGTTTGAATGGGGATATCTTGGTTTGGAATGAACAATTAGGACATGCCTTTGAATTGTCATCAATGGGTATTCGTGTTGATGAAGATGCCCTTAAACGTCAGGTTGAAATTACTGGCGACCAAGATCGTTTGAAATTGGATTGGCACCAAGCCTTGTTACATGGCCTTTTCCCACTAACAATTGGTGGAGGTATTGGTCAGTCACGTATGGCTATGTTCTTGCTTCGTAAGAAACATATTGGTGAGGTTCAAACTTCAGTTTGGCCAGATGCCGTTCGTGAAAGTTACGAAAATATCTTGTAAAAAAAAGCACTAACGAAAGTTAGTGTTTTTTGGTTAGTAATTGCTGTGTATAATTGATCAATGAATTTGCTATTGGTGTAGATATGATGAGAGCTGGCTTCGTTTTTCTCATAAAGAAAAAACCTATCCCTTGAAGGAGATAGGTTTTTAGATTAATCGCCACTACGGAAAAAAGCATCGTAAAGAGCTCTGACAGCTGCTTTTTCTTGCTCGGTTTCAATTACAAACATAACAGAAACCTCACTAGAACCTTGAGAAATCATTTCTAGGTTAATATGTTTTTCAGAGAGCGCTTTAGCCGCTGTCGCTGTAACACCGATGTGGTCTTTCATGTTTTCGCCAACAATCATGAGGATTGAAAGGCCATGTTCAATTTCAACTTCATCAACACCGAGTTCACGAGTCAAGTATGAAAGAATTTCTTGTTCTTTGATTGGGGTAAGTTCACGTTCTCGAATAATGATTGAGAGATCATCGATTCCAGAAGGCATGTGTTCCCAACGGATGTTTAAATCTTCCAAAATTTGGAGGACCTTACGTCCAAAACCAACTTCACGGTTCATGAGGTATTTGGTCATATTGATGCTGACGAATTTATCATCACTCGCGATACCAACGACAGGAACAGTTGCACCCTTGTGTTCAAGAATAATGCGTGTGCCTGGATGGTCTGGATTATTAGTGTTTTTAATAACCAACGGAATTTTACCACGATAGGCAGGCAGTAGAGCCTCATCATGAAGAACCGAGAATCCAGCATAAGCCAATTCACGCATTTCTTTATAAGTTAACTCAGGAATAGAATGTGGTTCATGAACGACACCAGGATGGGCTGCGAAAATACCATCTACATCTGTGAAGTTTTCATATAAGTCTGCCTTAACTCCAGCTGCAACGATAGAACCTGTGATATCAGAGCCTCCACGTGAGAAAGTACAAATTTGATTATCAGGGGTAACACCAAAGAAACCAGGGATAACAAGAACCTCATCTGATTCACGAAGCTCTTCCAATTTGTCATAAGCTCCTGGAAGGATACGAGCATTTCCAGGTTCGCTTGAGACAAAAATACCAGCTTGGCGAGGGTGAACGTAACGTGCTTCAATACCATTATTACGGAAATATTCAGCGATTAATTTTGCGTTATTATCTTCCCCTGCAGCTAGGAAAGTATCATAAAGGAAATCATTATCTTCAATCGGAAGAGTGGCAAGATCGTTGATAGATTTAGCAATCTTTGCCATTTCTGTTGATTTGAAGCCTAGCTCATCTACCATAGCTTGGTAGCGGTTAATAATCCATTCTTGGTCAGCTTTGACATCAGCACCTTTTGTGTAGTGTTTATAGTATTTAATCAAGGCGTCTGTGACTTTGGTATCTTCATCGTTACGTTTACCTGGGGCAGAGACAACGACAAAGCGACGTTCAGGGTCAGATTTTACAATGTTTAAGACTTTTTCTAACTGTGTGGCTGAAGCAAGTGAGCTTCCACCGAATTTGATGACTTTCATAGTTACTCCAAAAATTTTAAATTACTCTACAATTATAGCAAAATTCTGACAATTTGTCACATTGTTTTTAAAAGCGAGTAAGATTTAGTCTGATTATGGTACAATAAGGAAAGAAAAGGAGGATATCCCGTGGTAGAGGCAATTATTTTTGATATGGATGGTGTCCTTTTTGACACTGAAAAATATTATTATGATCGACGTGCAAGTTTCTTAGCTCAAAAGGGAATTTCAATCGACCATTTACCCCCGTCTTTCTTTATAGGTGGAAATACCAAGCAAGTTTGGGAAAATATTCTCAGAGATGACTATGATAACTGGGATGTGCCAACTTTACAAGAAGAGTATAATGCCTATAAACAAGACAACCCCTTACCCTACAAAGAATTAATCTTTCCTGATGTTTTGAAAGTCTTGAATGAAGTGAAATCTCGAGGGCTGAAAATAGGTTTGGCTTCTAGCTCAGTGAAGGCAGATATCCTTAGAGCTTTGGAGGAAAATCATTTGGATGGTTTCTTTGATGTGGTTCTTTCAGGAGAAGAATTTAAAGAGAGTAAACCCAATCCAGAGATTTATCTGACAGCATTGAAGCATTTGAATGTGGAAGCAAATCAGGCTTTGATTATCGAAGATAGCGAAAAGGGGATTGCTGCTGGAGTCGCTGCAGGTGTTGAGGTTTGGGCCATTAAAGATAATCGTTTTGGCATGGATCAAGGTGCAGCCAAAGGCTTGTTGGATAAC
It encodes:
- the asnA gene encoding aspartate--ammonia ligase, whose protein sequence is MKKSFIHQQEEISFVKNTFTQYLIDKLDVVEVQGPILSKVGDGMQDNLSGIENPVTVNVLQIPDATYEVVHSLAKWKRHTLARFGFNEGEGLVVNMKALRPDEDSLDATHSVYVDQWDWEKVIPDGHRNIAYLKETVETIYKVIRLTELAVEARYDIEAILPKKITFIHSEELVEKYPDLTPKEREDAITKEYGAVFLIGIGGVLPDGKPHDGRAPDYDDWTTESENGYHGLNGDILVWNEQLGHAFELSSMGIRVDEDALKRQVEITGDQDRLKLDWHQALLHGLFPLTIGGGIGQSRMAMFLLRKKHIGEVQTSVWPDAVRESYENIL
- a CDS encoding aspartate kinase, producing MKVIKFGGSSLASATQLEKVLNIVKSDPERRFVVVSAPGKRNDEDTKVTDALIKYYKHYTKGADVKADQEWIINRYQAMVDELGFKSTEMAKIAKSINDLATLPIEDNDFLYDTFLAAGEDNNAKLIAEYFRNNGIEARYVHPRQAGIFVSSEPGNARILPGAYDKLEELRESDEVLVIPGFFGVTPDNQICTFSRGGSDITGSIVAAGVKADLYENFTDVDGIFAAHPGVVHEPHSIPELTYKEMRELAYAGFSVLHDEALLPAYRGKIPLVIKNTNNPDHPGTRIILEHKGATVPVVGIASDDKFVSINMTKYLMNREVGFGRKVLQILEDLNIRWEHMPSGIDDLSIIIRERELTPIKEQEILSYLTRELGVDEVEIEHGLSILMIVGENMKDHIGVTATAAKALSEKHINLEMISQGSSEVSVMFVIETEQEKAAVRALYDAFFRSGD
- a CDS encoding HAD family hydrolase; amino-acid sequence: MVEAIIFDMDGVLFDTEKYYYDRRASFLAQKGISIDHLPPSFFIGGNTKQVWENILRDDYDNWDVPTLQEEYNAYKQDNPLPYKELIFPDVLKVLNEVKSRGLKIGLASSSVKADILRALEENHLDGFFDVVLSGEEFKESKPNPEIYLTALKHLNVEANQALIIEDSEKGIAAGVAAGVEVWAIKDNRFGMDQGAAKGLLDNLVGVLDLLK